A stretch of Rhizobium sp. TH2 DNA encodes these proteins:
- a CDS encoding glycosyltransferase family 39 protein → MIARMMRDSGTLYLLLAIYFAVNVALRLALPNSLELDEGQQLFLAQWLAVGYDTQPPFYNWLQYGVVQVLGDTVLALSLLKNLMLFCCYVLVGAAAHLVIRNKALAIIAVLGMLTIPQIVFESQRDLTHSVAVLFAASLFIYALFGALKSPNVFSYLLTGIAIGIGMISKYNFALLPAAAFIAILFEAEFRGRLINWRMLLTIIAAAAIVTPHAMWFLDNVDVATGRTLGKLTQDASADRASQITGGLFSLAVAVIAFGSLTVIAFWISFGRRFHESWQASSPWTRLVGRMFLILVVALILLVAFGGVSLIKDRWLTPFFFMLPLYLSLKLDALNQTIGNAPKRFGWIAVLIMIAIPLALFVRVPAAQYLGRYAKLNVPYQPAIEGILASRQARPSLIVTSDMQMAGNLRLNAPGIPVMVPGYERFQKNYAFDATHPVLLVWRDKGAEYAEMPEELRRWHASQVEVGSVEPSEQDIAKPYHYGKPGDVYHFSYAWIYPKAGTQ, encoded by the coding sequence ATGATCGCGAGGATGATGCGCGATAGCGGCACGCTCTATCTGCTGCTTGCGATTTATTTCGCCGTCAATGTCGCGCTGAGGCTGGCGCTGCCCAATTCGCTGGAGCTCGACGAGGGCCAGCAACTGTTTCTCGCGCAATGGCTGGCCGTGGGCTACGACACCCAGCCGCCTTTCTATAACTGGCTGCAATATGGCGTGGTGCAGGTGCTGGGCGATACGGTTCTGGCGCTCAGCCTGCTCAAGAACCTCATGCTCTTCTGCTGTTATGTATTGGTAGGAGCGGCGGCACATCTGGTGATCCGCAACAAGGCCCTGGCGATCATCGCCGTGCTGGGTATGCTCACCATCCCGCAGATCGTCTTCGAATCCCAGCGCGACCTCACGCATTCCGTCGCGGTGCTGTTTGCCGCGTCCCTCTTTATCTATGCCCTGTTCGGGGCGCTCAAGAGCCCCAATGTCTTCAGCTATCTGCTGACCGGCATCGCGATCGGCATCGGCATGATCTCGAAGTACAATTTCGCGCTCCTGCCGGCTGCGGCGTTCATTGCGATCCTGTTTGAGGCCGAATTTCGCGGCCGCTTGATCAACTGGCGGATGCTGCTGACGATTATCGCGGCGGCTGCCATCGTCACTCCACATGCGATGTGGTTCCTCGACAATGTGGATGTCGCGACGGGCCGCACCCTTGGTAAGCTGACGCAGGATGCGAGCGCCGACCGCGCCTCGCAGATCACCGGCGGGCTCTTCTCGCTGGCCGTCGCGGTTATTGCCTTTGGATCGCTGACGGTGATTGCGTTCTGGATTTCCTTCGGCCGCCGCTTCCATGAATCGTGGCAAGCGTCCAGTCCATGGACTCGGCTGGTCGGGCGGATGTTCCTGATCCTGGTCGTGGCGCTCATCCTGCTGGTGGCCTTCGGCGGGGTGTCGCTGATCAAGGATCGCTGGTTGACGCCGTTCTTCTTCATGCTGCCGCTCTATCTCAGCCTTAAACTCGATGCGCTCAACCAGACCATCGGCAATGCGCCCAAGCGTTTCGGATGGATCGCGGTGTTGATCATGATCGCGATACCGCTCGCGCTCTTTGTGCGCGTGCCGGCGGCGCAGTATCTCGGCCGCTACGCCAAGCTCAACGTGCCCTACCAGCCGGCGATCGAGGGTATTCTGGCCTCCCGCCAGGCCCGCCCCTCGCTGATCGTGACATCGGATATGCAGATGGCGGGAAACCTGCGGTTGAACGCGCCCGGCATTCCGGTCATGGTCCCGGGCTACGAGCGCTTTCAAAAGAACTACGCGTTCGATGCAACTCATCCGGTGCTGCTGGTCTGGCGCGACAAAGGCGCTGAATATGCTGAAATGCCTGAAGAGCTCAGGCGCTGGCACGCATCCCAGGTCGAGGTGGGGAGCGTCGAACCGTCCGAGCAGGACATCGCCAAGCCCTATCACTACGGCAAGCCGGGCGACGTCTATCATTTCAGCTACGCCTGGATTTATCCGAAGGCAGGTACGCAATAG
- the infC gene encoding translation initiation factor IF-3, producing MRRPFKAEGPTKDGPRSNREIRVPRIQLIGADGINVGIVNTDEALAMAEEAGLDLVEISPNTEPPVCKILDLGKLKYATQKKAAEARKKQKIIEIKEIKMRPNIDTHDYEVKMRAMQRFFDEGDKVKVTLKFRGREMAHMELGMKLLLQVKDDTLAIAKVEAEPKLEGRQMMMVLAPK from the coding sequence ATTCGCAGACCCTTCAAGGCGGAAGGCCCCACCAAAGACGGCCCGCGCTCAAACCGGGAAATTCGAGTTCCACGTATCCAGCTGATTGGCGCCGATGGCATCAATGTGGGCATCGTGAACACTGACGAGGCGCTCGCCATGGCCGAAGAGGCCGGCCTCGATCTCGTCGAGATTTCGCCGAACACCGAGCCGCCGGTATGCAAGATTCTCGACCTCGGCAAGCTGAAATACGCCACCCAGAAGAAGGCGGCCGAAGCCCGCAAGAAGCAGAAGATCATCGAGATCAAGGAGATCAAGATGCGTCCTAATATCGACACCCATGACTATGAGGTGAAGATGCGGGCGATGCAGCGCTTCTTCGACGAGGGCGACAAGGTCAAGGTGACGCTGAAGTTCCGCGGCCGCGAAATGGCCCATATGGAACTCGGCATGAAGCTCCTGCTTCAGGTCAAGGACGACACGCTGGCGATCGCCAAGGTGGAAGCCGAGCCGAAGCTCGAAGGTCGCCAGATGATGATGGTGCTCGCACCGAAGTAA
- a CDS encoding carboxylesterase gives MQDSENGVTFIEVGQEPHIRRIAAIATRPDQQSDTTVVWLGGYRSDMSGTKAVALEAVANKIGVNFVRFDYSGHGQSSGHYTEGTISLWLEEALAVIARFATGRLILVGSSMGGWVALRAVEEFRKEGDSNRTAGLVLIAPAPDFTHVLIEPHLTKKELKSLADKGYFEEKSDYSPEPNRYTRDLIEDGRHNLVMNGLIVTGCPVHILQGMKDPDVPYGHALKIMEKIVGDDAILTLVRDGDHRLSRPEDLERIEAAVTAIAAHA, from the coding sequence ATGCAGGACAGCGAAAACGGCGTCACGTTCATAGAGGTCGGGCAGGAGCCTCATATAAGGCGGATCGCCGCGATTGCAACCAGGCCGGACCAGCAAAGCGACACGACGGTCGTCTGGCTCGGCGGCTACAGGTCCGACATGAGCGGTACCAAGGCGGTGGCGCTGGAAGCGGTCGCGAACAAGATCGGCGTCAACTTCGTCCGCTTCGATTATTCCGGCCACGGCCAATCGAGCGGCCATTATACTGAAGGCACGATATCGCTCTGGCTGGAAGAGGCGCTTGCCGTGATCGCCAGGTTCGCGACCGGCCGGTTGATCCTGGTTGGCTCTTCGATGGGCGGCTGGGTCGCCTTGCGCGCCGTTGAGGAGTTCAGGAAGGAAGGCGATTCGAACCGGACCGCCGGACTGGTGCTGATCGCCCCGGCCCCGGACTTTACACATGTGCTCATTGAGCCGCACCTGACCAAAAAAGAGCTCAAATCGCTCGCTGACAAGGGCTATTTCGAAGAGAAATCGGATTATTCGCCGGAGCCAAATCGCTATACGCGAGACCTGATCGAAGACGGCAGACACAATCTCGTCATGAATGGCCTGATTGTGACGGGATGCCCGGTGCATATCCTGCAGGGAATGAAAGACCCGGACGTTCCTTACGGCCATGCTCTTAAAATCATGGAGAAAATCGTCGGCGACGATGCAATCCTGACGCTTGTCCGCGATGGCGATCACCGCCTGTCGCGCCCCGAGGATCTCGAGCGGATCGAGGCTGCCGTTACGGCAATTGCGGCGCATGCCTGA
- a CDS encoding transglutaminase-like cysteine peptidase, with translation MSGSICKTAFAVLAFGLSAFSGSYADAAGSRFMQTGAVTSQPIGHYQFCQSRKDECSVVSENTGAARVTDFGWNVIKEINSGVNHKIMPMTDQDIFGRDEVWTYPIDVGDCEDFVLEKRRELMAKGFTVSNLLITVVRKPDGEGHAVLTVRTMDGDYILDNLDDRVRLWTETPYRFMKRQAEYNTGRWVKIENSQDVLVGAVEK, from the coding sequence ATGTCGGGAAGTATCTGCAAGACCGCTTTTGCGGTGTTGGCGTTTGGGTTGAGTGCGTTTTCAGGGTCATATGCGGATGCGGCGGGTTCTCGCTTCATGCAGACGGGTGCCGTGACTTCGCAGCCTATCGGTCATTATCAATTCTGCCAGTCGCGCAAGGACGAATGTTCCGTGGTGTCCGAGAATACGGGAGCGGCGCGCGTCACGGATTTCGGCTGGAATGTCATCAAGGAAATCAATTCCGGCGTGAATCATAAAATCATGCCGATGACCGATCAGGACATCTTCGGCCGTGACGAAGTCTGGACCTATCCGATCGATGTGGGCGACTGCGAGGATTTCGTTCTCGAAAAGCGCCGGGAATTGATGGCCAAGGGCTTCACCGTATCCAACCTGTTGATCACCGTGGTGCGCAAGCCCGACGGCGAAGGCCACGCAGTACTGACCGTTCGCACCATGGACGGCGACTACATTCTCGACAATCTCGACGACCGCGTCCGGCTCTGGACCGAGACGCCTTATCGCTTCATGAAGCGTCAGGCGGAGTACAATACCGGTCGCTGGGTGAAGATCGAGAACTCCCAGGATGTGCTGGTCGGCGCCGTCGAGAAATAG